From Scatophagus argus isolate fScaArg1 chromosome 2, fScaArg1.pri, whole genome shotgun sequence, a single genomic window includes:
- the ugdh gene encoding UDP-glucose 6-dehydrogenase — protein sequence MFQIKRICCIGAGYVGGPTCSVIAHMCPEITVTVVDINESRIKAWNSDTLPIYEPGLKEVVESCRGRNLFFSTDIDSAIRDADLVFISVNTPTKTYGMGKGRAADLKFIEACARRIVEVSDGYKIVTEKSTVPVRAAESIRRIFDANTKPSLNLQVLSNPEFLAEGTAVRDLKEPDRVLIGGDETPEGQRAIRALCAVYEHWVPKARIITTNTWSSELSKLAANAFLAQRISSINSISALCEATGADVEEVAKAIGMDQRIGSKFLKASVGFGGSCFQKDVLNLVYLCEALNLPEVASYWQQVIDMNEYQRRRFACRIIDCLFNTVTGKKIALLGFSFKKDTGDTRESSSIYISKYLMDEGAKLFIYDPKVLKEQIIYDLSQPSISEDNPERVSELVTVSSDPYEACQSAHALVICTEWDMFKELDYEKIYTKMLKPAFIFDGRRVLDHLHPHLQNIGFQIETIGKKVTTTRIPYTPAAVCPRIPANDPPIKKAKV from the exons ATGTTTCAGATAAAGAGGATTTGTTGCATTGGTGCTGGGTATGTAGGAGGCCCAACATGCAGTGTGATTGCCCACATGTGTCCAGAGATCACAGTGACCGTTGTGGATATCAACGAGTCTCGCATCAAAGCCTGGAACTCAGACACTCTGCCCATATATGAG ccGGGTCTGAAAGAGGTGGTTGAATCATGCAGAGggagaaatttgtttttctctacaGACATAGACTCAGCCATCAGGGATGCAGACCTTGTCTTTATATCT GTGAACACCCCAACCAAGACCTATGGAATGGGCAAGGGTCGTGCTGCTGACCTTAAGTTCATTGAGGCCTGTGCTCGGCGCATCGTGGAGGTGTCTGATGGCTACAAGATTGTCACAGAAAAGAGCACAGTCCCGGTTCGAGCTGCTGAGAGCATTAGACGAATATTTGATGCCAACACCAAGCCCAGCCTCAACCTACAA GTGCTGTCCAACCCAGAGTTCCTTGCAGAGGGAACCGCAGTGCGGGACCTGAAGGAGCCAGATCGCGTCCTGATTGGTGGAGATGAAACACCTGAAGGTCAAAGAGCAATCAGAGCACTGTGTGCCGTCTACGAACACTGGGTACCCAAAGCACGAATTATCACCACCAACACATGGTCGTCCGAGCTTTCCAAACTG gcaGCCAATGCATTCCTGGCACAGCGAATCAGCAGCATCAACAGTATCAGCGCTCTGTGCGAGGCCACCGGGGCCGATGTGGAGGAGGTAGCCAAGGCAATTGGTATGGACCAGAGAATAGGCAGCAAGTTTCTCAAAGCCAGCGTAG GTTTTGGTGGAAGCTGTTTCCAGAAGGACGTGCTGAATTTGGTGTACCTGTGTGAGGCCCTGAACCTGCCCGAGGTAGCCTCCTACTGGCAGCAG GTTATAGACATGAACGAGTACCAAAGGCGGCGGTTTGCCTGCAGGATTATTGACTGCCTCTTCAATACTGTCACTGGTAAAAAGATTGCTCTGTTGGGCTTCTCCTTCAAAAAAGACACTGGTGACACAAG GGAGTCGTCCAGTATCTACATCTCTAAATATCTGATGGACGAGGGAGCCAAGCTGTTCATCTATGACCCAAAAGTTCTTAAGGAACAAATCATTTATGACCTCTCTCAGCCCAGCATCTCAGAGGACAACCCtgaaagag TGTCGGAGCTGGTGACTGTGTCCTCAGATCCTTATGAGGCCTGCCAGAGTGCTCATGCACTGGTCATCTGCACTGAGTGGGACATGTTCAAG GAACTGGACTATGAAAAGATTTACACGAAGATGTTGAAGCCGGCCTTTATATTTGATGGTCGCAGGGTGCTTGACCACCTCCACCCTCACCTCCAGAACATCGGCTTCCAG atCGAGACCATCGGTAAGAAAGTGACCACAACGAGAATCCCCTACACTCCAGCAGCTGTTTGTCCTCGCATCCCTGCTAATGACCCCCCCATTAAGAAAGCCAAAGTCTAA
- the map9 gene encoding microtubule-associated protein 9, whose amino-acid sequence MTNQDFMTLAYTKSPKTSRRTTFQDELQAAISARASKTKTDHYSYSDDFNEDEDDFLNELLKSRKKKASAFKAGKSKAKVNNFEISDDEGKHSRTKRVSFLKTQRISFPSEDTTASESRENEPPDSSVSHHSDYNNSFSSQHSTNVSQDNTQFKNSNGGESTSKSLSYQTSEDTFLEMPLPLPSDNRVMEPPGAEDKNNAVLEESSHTLQLTATELKHTSSADGASEREPPRPKPRQRTLGLNLHTAEKIAEDAESQDLSRPQTSSASIPLSTDTSSNITWTDEGHAVSRSLSELSVSKSEQSQLFTKSTIDSGSRDGFISDDSKEQGRKYSTSFEEFNQDSGDHSDQHSRVHEKSFETRTSSSHSKTSHRPQSVCSRKVESKYLGSLKVLDGKISLQESQPQAADSLRAAVYQEWLQKKKEKSRENMKLKKKEEILKEKKKREEEAKKEDAVASYEAWKEKKAESLKAKAKEKQDMIRKEQRAVEEKEEKRQSAQQVFERWKRENDHLLEEKYRKRREAESKLQAKKQEKEEERKKDSKSAFSNWCEKKKDVVNEKVTMERKARKNKAEEERYMKEERDKMSLEMYENWLARKDLEWKRQKEEQRIRAILRDSPPPPWSPPNKTIPFQK is encoded by the exons TG attttttgaATGAACTCCTCAAATCAAGAAAAAAGAAGGCCAGCGCATTTAAGGCTGGGAAGAGTAAAGCAAAAGTCAACAACTTTGAGATTTCTGACGATGAAGGCAAACATAGTAGAACAAAGAGAGTTTCATTTCTGAAAACCCAAAGAATCAGCTTTCCCTCGGAAGACACCACAGCATCAGAATCACGTGAAAACGAACCGCCTGATTCTTCTGTCAGTCACCACAGTGATTATAATAACTCATTTTCCTCACAGCACTCCACAAATGTCAGTCAGGATAACACgcaatttaaaaacagtaatGGGGGAGAGAGCACAAGTAAATCTCTGTCATACCAAACATCAGAAGATACTTTCCTGGAAATGCCTTTACCTTTGCCATCTGACAACCGTGTTATGGAACCCCCTGGTGCTGAAGATAAGAATAATGCTGTTCTGGAAGAAAGCTCCCATACTCTACAGTTAACAGCAACTGAACTCAAACACACATCCTCAGCAg ATGGTGCCAGCGAGAGGGAGCCACCCAGACCGAAACCCAGGCAAAGGACTCTTGGACTGAACCTTCACACTGCAGAGAAGATAGCTGAAGACGCTGAATCTCAGGATCTCAGCAGGCCTCAGACATCATCTGCATCCATACCCCTCTCCACTGACACATCCAGCAACATCACT TGGACAGATGAAGGTCACGCAGTTTCACGTAGCCTCAGCGAACTCTCTGTAAGCAAAAGCGAACAGTCACAGCTCTTCACCAAGTCCACAATTGATTCTGGATCCAGAG atGGCTTTATTTCTGATGACAGCAAAGAGCAGGGGAGAAAGTACTCCACATCATTTGAAGAGTTTAAT caaGACTCGGGAGATCACTCAGATCAACACTCTCGAGTCCATGAAAAATCATTTGAGACTAG gACATCAAGCTCTCACTCGAAGACCTCTCACAGACCTCAGAGTGTGTGCTCCAGGAAAGTGGAATCAAAGTATTTGGGATCTCTCAAAGTTCTGGATGGTAAAATCTCTCTACAGGAGTCTCAGCCACAAGCAGCAGATTcactcagagctgctgtttatCAG GAAtggcttcagaaaaaaaaggaaaagtcaagAGAGAACatgaagctgaagaagaaagaggaaatcctgaaagaaaaaaagaaaagg GAAGAAGAAGCTAAAAAGGAAGATGCCGTTGCATCATACGAGGcttggaaagaaaagaaagcgGAGAGTCTCAAAGcaaaagccaaagaaaagcaagatatgatcagaaaagagcaaagagcagttgaagagaaggaagaaaaaagacaatctGCTCAACAG GTGTTTGAAAGATGGAAACGTGAGAATGATCATTTACTCGAAGAAAAGTACAGAAAACGAAGAGAAGCTGAAAGTAAACTTCAGgcaaaaaagcaagaaaaggaggaagaaagaaagaaagacagcaaatCTGCCTTTTCTAACTG gtgtgaaaagaagaaagatgtTGTGAATGAAAAAGTCACAATGGAGCgcaaagcaagaaaaaacaaagcagaagagGAGCGATAcatgaaggaagagagagataaaatgtCTTTAGAGATGTATGAAAACTGGCTT GCCCGGAAAGATTTAGAGtggaagagacaaaaagaagaacagcGAATACGGGCGATACTCAGAGACAGTCCACCTCCACCATGGAGCCCTCCTAATAAAACTATACcatttcaaaaataa